The following are encoded in a window of Staphylospora marina genomic DNA:
- a CDS encoding YheC/YheD family protein — protein sequence MADTVGVLISRRVFSDSLRGLTPYESLELYDKHARREGMIPVFFTLDRILFSRRLVRAYERGEDGGYRERWVPVPRVIHNRVKPPAESPEFRMLKRLPGIRLFNRDNRFDKWNVHCKLKRTPELCQHLPRTHPLTWKRFCDMFEEFGDVIIKPRDKSLGMDLVRIDRTEGGVRVRKASGMVKEMSGEQLRRFVRARESGGAFLVQQAIPLMEKKNRPFDLRVSVQRGGDGRFRVSGIVAKVGLPGAAATNVAVGGEAEPVSVVLREAGVSGEERLLREISRVALHAADCLAGEDLGIADLGMDLGIDKEGRIWIIEVNGRDLRVTFHCSGDMEAWERTFATPMMFARHLLDSVPPAKDAAPSVAILTPGNLPVYGSGSGSVEISARSVFRSMQERTVTWLLGTGTGNHPSAVEIRASGRKEYLKRAIQALRRLAPDVIQIENRPLWIRNVSAALPAAGKVLFMHSETYLNPPYAADDIERHLAGYDLIIANSRFLADRLHARYPCLGNKVRVVRLGVNLKQFRPPSFPEERERIRRSFGFDPQAFIILFVGRLIPGKGVHHLVEAFSRMADERPDAVLLIVGGSHYGYNLGTPYVKQLKRMAKPLRNCVFFKPFTRHSRLPSIYRMADVLVTPSVCDEAFGLVNLEGMASGLPVLSTCVGGIPEVVEDGVTGRLLPTDRLSERIAETLSDWMNQPGWLREMGEAGRRRAEKRFTWERTAKKLALMYRVLTAR from the coding sequence GTGGCGGATACAGTGGGGGTTTTGATCAGCCGCCGTGTTTTCAGTGACAGCCTGCGGGGATTGACTCCCTATGAATCGTTGGAATTGTATGACAAACATGCTCGCAGGGAAGGGATGATCCCGGTTTTTTTCACTCTGGACCGGATCCTGTTTTCAAGGAGACTGGTCAGGGCCTATGAGCGTGGGGAGGATGGCGGATACAGGGAGCGGTGGGTGCCCGTTCCGCGGGTGATTCACAACCGGGTGAAACCCCCGGCGGAATCCCCGGAATTCCGGATGTTGAAACGTTTGCCCGGCATTCGTTTGTTCAATCGGGACAACCGGTTTGACAAATGGAACGTCCATTGCAAGTTGAAAAGAACCCCGGAATTGTGTCAGCATCTCCCGCGGACGCACCCGTTGACGTGGAAGCGGTTTTGCGACATGTTCGAAGAATTCGGGGATGTGATCATCAAGCCCCGGGACAAAAGCTTGGGCATGGACCTGGTACGGATTGACCGGACCGAAGGAGGGGTTCGCGTTCGCAAAGCTTCCGGGATGGTCAAGGAGATGTCCGGCGAACAGCTGAGGCGGTTTGTCCGTGCCCGTGAATCAGGGGGGGCGTTTCTCGTCCAGCAGGCCATTCCGTTGATGGAAAAGAAAAACAGGCCTTTTGATCTTCGGGTGTCCGTTCAACGGGGAGGAGACGGAAGATTTCGCGTGTCCGGCATCGTGGCCAAAGTGGGGCTCCCCGGGGCGGCGGCCACCAATGTGGCGGTGGGAGGGGAAGCGGAACCGGTCTCCGTCGTGCTTCGGGAAGCCGGTGTTTCCGGAGAAGAACGTCTGTTGCGGGAAATTTCGCGCGTTGCTCTGCACGCGGCCGATTGCCTGGCCGGTGAAGACCTTGGTATTGCGGATTTGGGGATGGATCTGGGAATTGACAAAGAGGGACGGATCTGGATCATCGAGGTCAACGGGAGAGATCTGCGCGTCACGTTCCACTGTTCCGGAGACATGGAAGCGTGGGAACGCACGTTTGCCACGCCGATGATGTTTGCACGGCATCTGCTGGATTCCGTTCCTCCTGCAAAGGACGCCGCTCCGTCCGTCGCCATTCTGACGCCCGGAAATTTGCCCGTGTACGGCTCCGGCAGCGGATCGGTGGAAATTTCGGCCCGATCCGTGTTCCGAAGCATGCAGGAGAGAACCGTGACATGGCTGCTGGGAACCGGTACGGGGAATCACCCCTCGGCCGTGGAAATCCGGGCTTCGGGTCGGAAAGAATATTTGAAACGGGCCATTCAAGCCTTGCGGCGGTTGGCGCCGGATGTCATTCAGATCGAAAACCGCCCCCTTTGGATCCGCAACGTGTCCGCCGCACTTCCCGCCGCCGGGAAAGTTCTGTTCATGCATTCGGAAACGTATCTCAACCCTCCGTATGCCGCGGATGATATCGAAAGGCATTTGGCCGGGTATGATCTCATCATTGCCAACAGCCGCTTTTTGGCCGATCGGCTGCATGCACGGTATCCCTGTCTCGGGAACAAGGTTCGGGTGGTGAGGTTGGGCGTGAACCTCAAACAGTTCAGACCTCCCTCCTTCCCGGAGGAGCGGGAACGGATTCGCCGATCGTTCGGCTTTGATCCTCAGGCGTTCATCATTCTGTTTGTCGGTCGGCTCATTCCCGGCAAAGGCGTGCATCATTTGGTGGAGGCTTTCTCACGAATGGCGGATGAGCGTCCGGATGCGGTGCTCCTGATTGTCGGAGGAAGCCATTACGGGTACAATCTGGGCACTCCCTATGTCAAACAATTGAAGCGGATGGCCAAGCCGCTTCGAAATTGCGTTTTTTTCAAACCGTTCACCAGGCATTCCCGGCTTCCTTCCATCTATCGAATGGCAGATGTCCTGGTGACTCCGTCGGTGTGCGATGAGGCATTCGGTCTGGTCAATCTGGAAGGAATGGCAAGCGGCTTGCCGGTTTTGTCCACTTGCGTCGGAGGAATTCCCGAAGTCGTGGAAGACGGTGTGACGGGGCGGTTGTTGCCGACGGATCGCCTGAGCGAACGGATTGCCGAAACGTTGTCGGATTGGATGAATCAACCCGGTTGGTTGAGGGAAATGGGGGAAGCGGGCAGGAGAAGGGCGGAAAAACGGTTCACGTGGGAACGAACCGCCAAAAAACTGGCTTTGATGTATCGGGTGCTGACCGCCCGGTGA
- a CDS encoding MarR family winged helix-turn-helix transcriptional regulator — protein sequence MKGKQKPIGWWLKEADRAITRFSAKKLQELGLNRFQWQVLNVLREQGPVPARKIHEQVKLFVDEPSFAEMLRRFAGQGWIHLSDEQDPMDQMLSLTPEGEKAHAAAWEKQRQVRERLMEGISDEEYLTVIRVLQKITENLSRE from the coding sequence TTGAAAGGGAAACAAAAACCGATCGGCTGGTGGCTCAAGGAAGCAGACCGGGCCATCACCCGGTTTTCGGCGAAGAAATTGCAGGAGTTGGGTTTGAACCGGTTTCAATGGCAAGTGTTGAATGTTTTGCGCGAGCAAGGCCCGGTTCCGGCCAGGAAGATTCATGAACAGGTGAAGTTGTTCGTGGATGAACCATCGTTTGCGGAAATGCTTCGCCGCTTTGCCGGACAGGGATGGATCCATCTGTCCGATGAGCAAGATCCGATGGATCAAATGCTTTCGCTGACACCGGAAGGAGAAAAGGCACATGCGGCCGCGTGGGAAAAACAGCGACAGGTTCGCGAACGATTGATGGAAGGCATTTCGGACGAGGAATATCTGACGGTGATCCGCGTCCTGCAAAAAATCACCGAAAATTTGTCCCGGGAGTGA
- a CDS encoding class I SAM-dependent DNA methyltransferase, whose amino-acid sequence MEPTQIRDLIRKAYDRHARERDLTDTEAWRDLLRKRFVDFLFREGKKTVLEIGAGPGHDSLYFKMRGLSVTAVDLSPEMVRLCREKGLDADVMDVVRPDFPDERFDAIWSVNCLVHVRKAELDRVLSELSRILKKDGIFGLGLWGGMEFEGIWDGDSYEPKRFFSFFSDSSMREAVSRHFECLSFETWAVSDGPLHFQYMVLRKRPSRHHGG is encoded by the coding sequence GTGGAGCCGACGCAAATCCGTGATTTGATTCGGAAAGCATATGACCGGCATGCCCGGGAACGTGATCTTACGGACACGGAAGCCTGGAGGGATCTTCTCCGGAAGCGGTTTGTCGATTTTCTCTTCCGCGAGGGAAAGAAAACCGTTTTGGAGATCGGAGCGGGTCCGGGACACGACAGCCTGTACTTCAAGATGAGGGGATTGTCCGTCACGGCGGTGGACCTGTCGCCGGAAATGGTGCGTTTGTGTCGGGAAAAAGGGCTGGATGCCGATGTGATGGATGTGGTCCGTCCGGACTTTCCGGATGAACGTTTTGATGCGATTTGGTCGGTCAACTGTCTGGTGCATGTCCGGAAAGCGGAACTGGACCGGGTGCTTTCGGAACTCTCACGGATTTTGAAGAAGGACGGGATCTTCGGCCTCGGGCTGTGGGGCGGAATGGAGTTTGAAGGCATCTGGGACGGGGATTCTTATGAACCCAAACGGTTTTTTTCGTTTTTTTCCGATTCATCCATGCGCGAGGCGGTGTCCCGGCATTTTGAATGTCTGAGTTTTGAAACATGGGCGGTCTCCGACGGTCCGTTGCATTTTCAATACATGGTGCTTCGGAAGCGGCCATCGCGCCATCATGGCGGTTGA
- a CDS encoding DUF456 domain-containing protein produces the protein METFGWILASLLFLLAYVGVFLPVLPDAPLALAGFVVYHFLVDSESLGWGFWITAVLVTGLLVLVDLLSGAAMARKYGGSRGSIVAAVIGALVFPAFMGPIGVVVGPFLLVFLLEWVLRKDAREAVRIGFGTLIGFLGGVFVKFVAITGLIVWFLLSVI, from the coding sequence GTGGAAACGTTCGGGTGGATATTGGCGTCGTTGCTGTTTTTGCTGGCTTACGTGGGGGTCTTTCTGCCGGTGTTGCCGGATGCCCCGCTCGCCCTCGCGGGATTCGTCGTGTATCATTTCCTGGTCGATTCGGAATCACTGGGATGGGGATTTTGGATCACGGCCGTTCTTGTCACCGGGCTGCTCGTGTTGGTGGATCTGTTGTCGGGAGCCGCGATGGCCAGAAAATACGGAGGATCCCGCGGTTCCATCGTGGCCGCGGTGATCGGCGCGCTGGTGTTTCCGGCCTTCATGGGGCCGATCGGAGTCGTGGTCGGACCGTTCCTCCTGGTCTTCCTGCTGGAGTGGGTTCTCCGGAAAGATGCGCGGGAAGCGGTCAGAATCGGTTTCGGCACGCTGATCGGTTTCCTTGGGGGCGTGTTTGTCAAATTCGTTGCCATTACCGGACTCATCGTTTGGTTTTTGCTTTCGGTGATCTGA
- a CDS encoding MerR family transcriptional regulator yields the protein MRDAIRRNMPLFPIGIVTKLTELTPRQIRYYEQQGLIRPSRTEGNQRLFSFNDVDRLLRIKSLIEKGINLAGVKEVLAREEQLLEARKEAEKARKELSERDVRRLVKRQLMVPDRPGSALLTQGELSRFFRH from the coding sequence TTGAGAGATGCGATCCGCAGGAACATGCCCCTGTTTCCCATCGGAATCGTCACCAAGCTGACGGAATTGACTCCCAGACAGATCCGTTATTACGAGCAACAGGGATTGATCCGGCCGTCGAGAACCGAGGGGAACCAGCGCCTCTTTTCTTTCAATGACGTGGACCGCTTGCTCAGGATCAAAAGCTTGATCGAGAAGGGAATCAATCTTGCCGGCGTCAAGGAAGTGCTCGCACGGGAAGAGCAACTCCTGGAGGCGCGGAAAGAAGCGGAAAAGGCTCGCAAGGAACTGTCGGAACGCGATGTGCGGCGTCTCGTGAAAAGACAGCTCATGGTTCCCGACCGTCCCGGTTCCGCTTTGCTGACGCAGGGGGAATTGTCGAGATTCTTCCGTCACTGA
- the glnA gene encoding type I glutamate--ammonia ligase — protein sequence MAKKTYSRDDIFRMAREENVKYIRLQFTDLLGTIKNVEIPFSQLEKALDNKMMFDGSSIEGFVRIEESDMYLYPDLDTWLIYPWGSEAGGKVAGLICDVYNPDGTPFAGDPRGILKRVLKEAEEMGFTAFNVGPEPEFFLFKSDENGEPTMTLNDKGGYFDLAPLDLGENCRRDIVLTLEQLGFEVEASHHEVAPGQHEIDFKYADAVTTADNIQMFKLVVKNVARHYGLHATFMPKPLFGVNGSGMHCNMSLFRGSENAFYDENDELGLSETCRHFLAGILKHARAFTAVTNPLVNSYKRLVPGYEAPCYVAWSPKNRSPLVRIPASRGLSTRIEVRSPDPSANPYLALAVMLKAGLDGIKNKLPLPAPTDRNIYVMDEHERRENGIDNLPSSLREALVELQSDPVIMDALGEHALTHFVQAKEIEWDLFRTQVHPWEREQYLSLY from the coding sequence ATGGCCAAGAAAACGTACAGCCGCGATGACATTTTCCGAATGGCTCGCGAAGAAAACGTCAAGTACATCCGCCTGCAGTTCACGGATCTCCTCGGCACGATCAAGAACGTGGAGATTCCGTTCAGCCAGCTGGAAAAAGCGCTGGACAACAAGATGATGTTCGACGGTTCTTCCATCGAAGGATTCGTGCGGATCGAAGAATCCGACATGTATCTGTATCCGGACCTGGATACCTGGCTGATCTATCCCTGGGGATCCGAAGCGGGCGGCAAAGTGGCCGGATTGATCTGCGACGTGTACAATCCCGACGGCACCCCGTTTGCGGGAGATCCGCGCGGCATTTTGAAGCGGGTCCTGAAAGAGGCCGAAGAAATGGGCTTCACCGCGTTCAATGTCGGCCCGGAACCGGAGTTCTTCCTGTTCAAGTCGGATGAAAACGGCGAACCGACCATGACCCTGAACGACAAAGGCGGCTATTTTGACCTGGCGCCGCTGGATCTCGGGGAAAACTGCCGCCGTGACATCGTGCTGACGCTGGAACAACTCGGTTTCGAAGTGGAGGCGTCCCACCACGAAGTGGCTCCCGGGCAGCATGAGATCGACTTCAAATATGCCGATGCCGTCACCACCGCCGACAACATTCAGATGTTCAAGCTTGTGGTGAAAAACGTGGCCCGTCACTACGGTCTGCACGCCACGTTCATGCCCAAACCGCTGTTCGGTGTCAACGGGTCCGGCATGCACTGCAACATGTCTCTGTTCCGCGGTTCGGAAAATGCCTTCTACGATGAAAATGACGAGCTGGGTCTTTCCGAAACCTGCCGCCATTTCCTGGCGGGCATTCTGAAGCATGCCCGTGCGTTCACGGCCGTCACCAATCCGCTGGTCAACTCCTACAAACGCTTGGTTCCGGGCTATGAAGCTCCTTGCTATGTCGCCTGGTCGCCGAAAAACCGCAGTCCGCTGGTTCGAATTCCGGCTTCCCGCGGTCTGAGCACCCGGATCGAAGTTCGCTCTCCCGATCCGTCCGCCAACCCGTACCTCGCGCTCGCGGTCATGCTCAAGGCCGGCCTCGACGGCATCAAGAACAAGCTTCCGCTGCCGGCTCCGACCGATCGCAACATTTATGTGATGGATGAGCACGAACGTCGGGAGAACGGAATCGATAATCTGCCGAGCAGCTTGCGTGAAGCTCTGGTGGAACTGCAATCCGATCCCGTGATCATGGATGCCCTCGGCGAGCACGCATTGACTCACTTCGTTCAGGCCAAAGAAATCGAATGGGATCTGTTCCGCACGCAGGTTCATCCGTGGGAACGCGAACAGTATCTGTCCCTGTACTGA
- a CDS encoding CapA family protein yields MRKFLLFLVLFPVLTLAVFISYPPSKSHAPLPPGASHREPSGTRTIRIAAVGDIMMHSPQIKAGATGNGFDFRSFFREVKPYLESADVTFGNLETTLAGNRLPWSGYPRFNSPDQLVDALKDSGFDVLSTANNHSMDTGEAGVIRTWQTVKDKGLHPAGSAPTPDDRGPVLIKTEDITLAFLAYTQHTNGLPVPKDKPWLVNRISPEQVARDISEARKAGADFVLVSLHFGTEYRREPDEYQIKTATQILEAGADVILGSHPHVLQPIRRKNVDGKEKWVIYSMGNFISNQTDRYTDEGIIVYLDIEKNLADGSTRLKKISWLPTFVHRYDRGGKWGYAVIPMESKTPANLPDYPGLTRQRWTTAWTHTETLIRKEEDLPVFKLSETDE; encoded by the coding sequence TTGAGAAAATTTCTCCTTTTCCTCGTCTTGTTTCCGGTCCTGACCTTGGCTGTTTTCATCTCTTATCCGCCTTCGAAATCCCATGCGCCGCTGCCTCCCGGTGCATCCCACCGCGAGCCGTCCGGCACGAGGACGATCCGGATCGCCGCCGTCGGGGACATCATGATGCACTCGCCGCAAATCAAGGCCGGCGCCACCGGAAACGGATTTGACTTCCGCTCCTTTTTCCGTGAGGTGAAACCGTATCTGGAGTCCGCCGACGTGACCTTCGGCAATCTGGAGACCACCCTCGCCGGAAACCGTCTTCCCTGGAGCGGATATCCCCGGTTCAATTCTCCGGATCAACTGGTGGATGCCCTGAAAGACAGCGGATTTGACGTACTCAGCACCGCCAACAACCATTCGATGGACACCGGGGAAGCCGGGGTGATCCGGACGTGGCAAACCGTGAAGGACAAAGGACTCCATCCGGCGGGAAGCGCGCCGACCCCCGATGATCGCGGCCCGGTGCTCATCAAAACGGAAGACATCACGCTGGCCTTTTTGGCCTACACCCAACACACCAACGGACTTCCCGTCCCCAAGGACAAGCCTTGGCTGGTGAACCGGATCTCCCCGGAGCAGGTGGCCCGCGACATCAGTGAGGCGCGCAAAGCAGGAGCCGATTTTGTCCTGGTCTCCCTCCACTTCGGAACGGAATACAGACGGGAACCGGACGAATACCAGATAAAAACCGCCACGCAAATTCTTGAAGCGGGTGCGGACGTCATTTTGGGCAGTCATCCGCACGTCCTGCAACCGATCCGGCGGAAAAATGTCGACGGAAAAGAAAAATGGGTCATCTATTCCATGGGGAATTTCATTTCCAATCAAACAGACCGGTATACGGACGAGGGCATCATCGTGTATCTGGACATCGAAAAAAATTTGGCGGACGGATCCACCCGGCTCAAAAAAATTTCTTGGCTCCCCACCTTCGTTCATCGCTACGACCGCGGGGGAAAATGGGGGTATGCGGTGATTCCCATGGAATCCAAAACCCCCGCGAATCTCCCGGATTATCCGGGCCTCACCCGCCAGCGCTGGACAACCGCCTGGACACATACCGAAACACTGATCCGGAAGGAAGAGGATCTGCCCGTGTTCAAGCTTTCCGAAACCGACGAATGA
- a CDS encoding DnaD domain protein → MDRKESLQASLVRLLEQGSVSIPLLLFTEYKRVGLTEAQTMLLLHIWVFQEKEQKSFPTVAELNRRMSISQDEMVNLLEQLVRGGFLSIEEEVDERGVLSERYSLSPLFMQLVASHLDRDEPEEDEKDERLYRRLFTLFEQEFARALSPLECQMLARWIDEDKYPEELIEAALREAVFCGKLNFRYIDRILFEWEKNGIRTTEEAAEHSRRFRQKGILYQGQVREREQAAGSFSFYNWVKPK, encoded by the coding sequence TTGGACCGGAAAGAATCGCTTCAGGCGTCGCTGGTGCGCCTTCTGGAACAGGGGTCCGTTTCCATTCCGCTGCTCTTGTTCACGGAGTACAAACGGGTGGGCTTGACCGAGGCACAAACGATGCTTCTGCTCCATATCTGGGTGTTTCAGGAGAAGGAGCAAAAGTCGTTTCCCACCGTGGCGGAGTTGAACCGGCGCATGTCCATTTCCCAGGATGAGATGGTCAACCTGTTGGAACAGTTGGTTCGCGGAGGTTTTCTGAGCATCGAGGAAGAAGTGGACGAACGCGGGGTCCTCAGCGAGCGGTATTCACTGTCTCCGCTCTTCATGCAACTGGTGGCCTCCCATCTGGACCGCGACGAACCCGAGGAAGACGAGAAGGATGAACGTTTGTATCGCCGGCTGTTCACCCTGTTCGAACAGGAATTTGCCAGAGCCTTGTCACCGTTGGAATGCCAGATGCTCGCCAGATGGATCGATGAAGACAAATATCCGGAAGAATTGATCGAGGCGGCTTTGCGGGAGGCCGTTTTTTGCGGCAAGCTGAATTTCCGGTACATCGACAGGATTTTGTTCGAGTGGGAGAAGAACGGGATTCGGACAACGGAAGAGGCGGCAGAGCATTCCCGCAGATTCCGTCAAAAGGGGATCTTGTACCAAGGGCAGGTCAGGGAACGGGAACAGGCCGCCGGAAGTTTTTCCTTTTACAATTGGGTGAAACCGAAGTGA
- a CDS encoding GNAT family N-acetyltransferase has protein sequence MIIIRAARPEDLPALTGIYNHAVIHTTATFDLEPQSLEERKRWMESHGPLHPLLVAEEDGNVLGYCGILPYRTKPAYSRTVEISVYVHPEARRRGVAGRLMEAMIQLARSLKHHVIIAGITGGNEASFRLHRKYGFREVGVLKEVGFKFGAWQDVHFFQLML, from the coding sequence ATGATCATCATCCGTGCGGCCCGCCCGGAAGATTTGCCCGCATTGACCGGGATTTACAATCACGCCGTCATCCACACCACGGCCACTTTTGATCTTGAGCCGCAATCCCTTGAAGAAAGAAAACGCTGGATGGAGAGCCACGGCCCGCTTCATCCGCTTTTGGTGGCGGAAGAAGACGGGAACGTGCTCGGCTATTGCGGAATTCTGCCGTATCGGACCAAGCCCGCTTATTCGAGGACGGTGGAGATCTCCGTCTATGTTCATCCGGAAGCAAGGAGGCGAGGGGTGGCCGGACGGTTGATGGAAGCCATGATCCAGCTGGCACGGAGTTTGAAACACCATGTGATCATTGCCGGCATCACCGGCGGCAATGAAGCCAGCTTCCGGCTCCATCGCAAATACGGATTCCGGGAAGTGGGGGTGCTCAAAGAAGTGGGATTCAAGTTCGGAGCTTGGCAGGATGTTCATTTTTTTCAATTGATGCTGTAA
- the asnS gene encoding asparagine--tRNA ligase: MLTTISEIPAHVGQEVKLGGWLYNKRSSGKIQFLQLRDGTGFIQGVLVKSQVTPEVWETAKQLTQESSLYVRGTVRADERAPGGYELDVTHVEAIQIAEEYPISKKEHGVDFLMDHRHLWIRSPRQRAILTIRAEIIRSIQEYLNGNGFTLVDPPILTPSSCEGTTNLFHTKYFDEDAYLTQSGQLYMEAAAMALRKVYSFGPTFRAEKSKTRRHLIEFWMIEPEMAFCDHEDSLIIQEQLVSHVVQSVLKNCRRELEVLGRDISKLENVKPPFPRMTYDEAVKLLHEAGFEDFEWGEDFGAPHETKIAESFDRPVFITHYPTKVKAFYMKPDPDRPEVVLCADLIAPEGYGEIIGGSQRIDDPVLMEQRYNEHHLPMEAYQWYLELRKYGTVPHSGFGLGLERTVSWICGLDHVREAIPFARTLYRLYP, from the coding sequence GTGCTCACCACGATCAGTGAAATCCCCGCCCATGTCGGTCAGGAAGTGAAATTGGGCGGATGGTTGTACAACAAGCGTTCCAGCGGAAAAATCCAGTTTTTGCAGCTGAGGGACGGAACCGGTTTTATCCAGGGGGTGTTGGTAAAAAGCCAGGTGACTCCCGAAGTGTGGGAAACGGCCAAACAGCTCACCCAGGAAAGCTCCCTGTATGTGCGGGGAACCGTTCGGGCCGATGAACGGGCACCGGGCGGGTACGAGCTGGATGTCACCCATGTGGAAGCGATCCAGATCGCCGAAGAGTATCCCATTTCGAAAAAGGAACACGGTGTGGACTTCCTGATGGATCACCGGCACCTGTGGATCCGTTCCCCGCGCCAGCGTGCCATTTTGACCATTCGTGCGGAAATCATCCGTTCCATCCAAGAATACCTGAACGGGAACGGATTCACGCTGGTGGATCCGCCGATTCTCACTCCTTCGTCCTGCGAGGGTACCACCAATCTGTTTCACACGAAGTATTTCGATGAAGACGCCTATCTGACCCAAAGCGGTCAATTGTACATGGAAGCGGCAGCCATGGCCCTGCGCAAGGTGTATTCGTTCGGGCCGACGTTCCGGGCCGAAAAATCCAAAACCCGCCGCCATCTGATCGAATTCTGGATGATCGAGCCGGAAATGGCGTTTTGCGACCATGAAGACAGCCTGATCATCCAGGAGCAACTGGTATCCCACGTGGTGCAGAGCGTGCTGAAAAACTGCCGGCGCGAACTGGAGGTGCTCGGACGGGACATCTCCAAATTGGAAAACGTCAAACCGCCGTTCCCGCGCATGACGTATGACGAAGCCGTGAAGCTGTTGCACGAAGCCGGTTTTGAGGACTTTGAATGGGGAGAAGACTTCGGGGCACCGCACGAGACCAAAATTGCCGAGAGCTTCGATCGCCCCGTGTTCATCACCCACTATCCGACCAAGGTGAAGGCGTTTTACATGAAGCCGGATCCCGATCGGCCCGAGGTGGTTCTCTGTGCCGATCTGATCGCTCCGGAAGGGTACGGCGAAATCATCGGCGGCAGCCAGCGGATCGATGACCCGGTTCTGATGGAGCAACGGTACAACGAACACCATCTCCCGATGGAAGCGTATCAATGGTATCTGGAACTCCGCAAGTACGGGACGGTTCCGCATTCCGGATTCGGGCTCGGTCTGGAGCGGACGGTATCCTGGATCTGCGGCCTGGACCATGTGCGGGAAGCGATTCCGTTTGCCCGTACGCTGTATCGCCTGTATCCGTGA
- a CDS encoding aminotransferase class I/II-fold pyridoxal phosphate-dependent enzyme: MYEALTHGLWLERKVHVVEEKIAPVIRDIQRRVDRLQWRVLDAFRRHGVSDFHLHSSTGYGYGDSGREVFERVFADLFGAESALVRPNIISGTHAIAACLYGVLRPGDELVYLTGRPYDTLHKVIGKGRDGSGSLADLGIGYREIPLLPDGEVDWEAFRAALTPRTKMVGIQRSRGYADRPSFSVSKIREMIEKVREIRPDSVIFVDNCYGEFVEEEEPTHAGADLIAGSLIKNPGGGLAKSGGYIAGKAKWVERAAGRLAAPGIGIEGGATYGYLRDYWQGLFLAPHVVGEAQKGMVFAAALLEELGFDTSPSWNDPRTDIIQQVVLKSPDLLVAFCRGIQSGSPVDAHIVPEPAPMPGYEDPVIMAAGTFVQGASIELSADGPLRPPYIVYMQGGLTFSHVKAAVLLALDHMFSTGGMPVGKQA, from the coding sequence GTGTACGAAGCATTGACCCATGGATTGTGGTTGGAACGAAAAGTGCATGTGGTGGAAGAGAAAATCGCTCCCGTCATCCGGGACATTCAGCGGCGCGTCGACCGATTGCAGTGGCGGGTGCTGGATGCATTCCGGCGTCACGGCGTGAGCGATTTCCATTTGCATTCTTCCACCGGCTACGGGTACGGCGATTCCGGTCGGGAAGTGTTTGAACGTGTGTTTGCCGACTTGTTCGGAGCGGAATCGGCCTTGGTCCGCCCCAACATCATTTCGGGAACCCATGCCATCGCCGCCTGTCTGTACGGGGTTCTTCGCCCCGGAGACGAACTGGTTTACCTGACGGGTCGTCCCTACGACACCTTGCACAAAGTGATCGGCAAGGGACGGGACGGCTCCGGATCTCTGGCGGATCTCGGGATCGGATACCGGGAAATCCCCCTGCTGCCGGACGGTGAGGTGGACTGGGAGGCTTTTCGGGCGGCGCTGACCCCGCGAACAAAAATGGTGGGCATTCAACGTTCCCGAGGGTATGCCGACCGGCCGTCGTTTTCCGTGTCGAAAATACGGGAAATGATCGAAAAGGTGCGCGAGATCCGGCCGGATTCGGTGATCTTCGTGGACAATTGCTACGGGGAGTTCGTGGAGGAAGAGGAACCCACGCATGCCGGTGCCGACCTCATTGCCGGTTCTCTGATCAAAAACCCGGGAGGAGGTCTCGCCAAGTCGGGCGGTTACATCGCCGGCAAAGCGAAGTGGGTGGAGCGCGCGGCGGGACGGTTGGCCGCCCCGGGAATCGGCATTGAGGGAGGAGCCACTTACGGTTACTTGCGGGATTACTGGCAGGGGTTGTTCCTTGCCCCCCATGTGGTCGGCGAGGCCCAGAAAGGCATGGTATTTGCCGCGGCTCTCTTGGAAGAGCTGGGTTTCGACACTTCGCCGTCCTGGAACGATCCGCGTACCGACATCATCCAGCAAGTGGTACTGAAGAGTCCGGATCTCTTGGTGGCTTTTTGTCGCGGCATTCAGTCCGGGTCCCCGGTGGATGCGCACATTGTGCCTGAACCGGCGCCCATGCCCGGTTATGAGGATCCCGTCATCATGGCTGCCGGAACGTTCGTGCAGGGAGCGAGCATCGAGCTGTCCGCCGACGGCCCGTTGCGCCCGCCGTACATCGTGTACATGCAGGGAGGTCTCACGTTCTCCCATGTGAAAGCGGCCGTTTTGCTGGCTTTGGATCATATGTTTTCCACCGGTGGGATGCCGGTCGGCAAACAAGCGTAA